CATGAACCTCACCTCCGAGGACGACACCCCCGGGGAGTGGCACTACATGGGGCGCATGTTCATCAAGGACTTCGTCATCAACGCGCCGAACTTCTTCCCGATCCTGCTGAAGGTCGTCTCGGAGTACCGCAACTACGCGATCATGCTGAACGTGCGGCTGCCGTTCCTGCAGATCCTGTACAAGAACAGCGGCAACGCGCTCTACAACGTGTACTACacgccgctgctgcacctgaTGCTGAGCGAGTCCAACAAGGCCAAGTTCATCCGCAAGGCCCGGCGCGTGAAGCAGGTGCTCTCCGCCGACTGCGTGGAGGTGACCGACGAGCAGATCGTGACGAAGGTGCTCATGGAAGTGTCGAGTTCGAATAAGTCTAAGGTGCGGCTTTCGGAGCCCATCAGCTTCCGGAAGCCCCGCGGCCTGCTGGAGGCCAAGGTGTCGGCGTTCCTGTCGCACATCGCGAAAGACAGCAGCCTGCTGGTGGCGGCGCAGGTCTGCGTGATGCGCAACGGCGTGGTCGAGGTCGACTTGGCGCACGGTTCGATGGGCAAGTACGAGTGCAGACCCGTCAAGTCGGTCGCGCTCTTCCAGGTCAGCCACATGATGAACGGCCTGATAGCCACCGCCGTGCTGAACCTCACGACGCACTACGACGTGTCGCTCGACGACCCCATCAGCAAGCACTGGCCCGAATTCGGCCAGAACGACAAGGAGCACATCACCATCAGGGAGATGCTGAACCACTCCTCCGGGCTGGTGATGCCGTACCCCAACATCCTCCTGGTGGACAACCTGGACTACGAGACCATGATAAAGGAGATCCAGCAGACTAACCTGCACAAGGAGGCCATTGGCATGACCAACTACGGTTACCTCTACTTCGGGTGGATCATGGCCGAGCTCGTTCGCCGCGTCACCGGCAAGAGCATCGAGGAGTACATCCTCGACCTTGCGCGCGACGTCAGCGTGCCGCTGGGCCAGCTGGTCTTCCCGTCGCTGCAGATAAACTGGGACGTGCACGCCCCAGAGGCGCCGGTCAACGACGGGTCCTACGAGGTGGTGCACTTGGATCCGGCGTCCGCCATGGACCTCGATGAGCAGATGATCGACATCCCTCTGGGGTCGCCCGGCTGCCATGAATCGTCGGAGGATAGCACGCCGGCGTTCTGCAAGTCGCCCGCGGTCGCGCTTGACGCGGTGTCGCCGCTGGCGGGCAGTATGCAGGCCGCACCCGCGATAAAGTCTGACATCAACCTGAACGATTCCGTTGGAAGCGCGTCGAAACTCATGGTGCCAGACCCGCACCAAGCCtatggcgacggcggcagcgcggcCGCCGACAAGCGCACTTCTGCGCAGGATACCACGACGACACTGTTTGTCGACATCGAATCGTCCGACACGCGTCTGCAGTCGTCCGCGGAGCTGTCGAAATTCACGTCCGAGGAGGTGATGGGCACCATAGTCGCCGACGGGAAGGAGATCCCGATGAGCAAGTTCACGATGATCCAGACGCAGTCGTGGGCGAACAAAAGCCTCGACTCGAGCGGCTCGCACGACATGTTGGACCTGCTCCCTCCGGACGTCACGCAGGGCAGTTCGCCCGACAACGAGTTGGCGAATCCGCAGGGGGACGTGGAGTGCGTGGGCCTCGAGGCGACGGTCGACATCAACGAGGTGCTGATGAGCAAGGACGAGTTCCTAGCTCTGCCGCAGAAGTCGGACGCGCTGCCCACCGCGGAGCAGAACATCAACAACGCCAAGGCGATAAAGCGGTCGaagcggcggcgctgcgtTGGACGCATGCTGCTGCGTCTCGGCGCGGTCGCGCGTGAGGCTGTGGAAACCGCGGCGCCGCAacgccgctgctggtgcaCGCTGACGGCCGACAGCGATGAGCTGACGTACCACCGCTGCTTCTACCCGTCCAGCCGGTGCCCCGTGCAGACCCGGTTCGTCCGGCACCACCGCACGCCGTTCATGCGTCTGGAGGAGCTGGACGTGGCGGAGACGGAGAAGATGTTCAACCAAAACATTGCGGAGGGCACGAACGGGCGCTACGACCCCGTGCTGGTGTCCGATAACGACGTGGTcaccgacgacgaggagctcAGCGAGTTGGACCTCATGGAGGAGGACCAGCGGCTGAGCCGTCTGCGTCTCCGGAAGTTCATCATGAAGCGTAACCCCGTCCAGCGCGTGTTCCACCACAGCAACTACGACGTGATCAACTACCGGTGCATCATCACCGACCCGATGAGCCTGGAGTACGAGTCCATCTACCAGAAGTCGGTGCCGGGTCTGAACGGGCGCGCGAGCGCCGTGGCCCTCAGCCGCTTCTACCAGGCCGTGCTGGACGGCACGCTAGTGGACCGGCGTCTGCTCGCGGAGGCCGAGCGCACTGTGGCGGTGGACCGCAGCGTCATCACGAAGGTGATGACCGCGATGTACACCCCCGCCTGGGGCCTGGGCTACCAGCGCTTCCACCTGCGTCGGCAGGGCTCCGGGGAGGAGCTGATCGGCCTGGGCGCCGTCGACGTGTCAGGCTCGCTGACGCTGATGGTGCCTAAGCTGAAGCTGGTGGTCACGATGCTGTTTTCGTCCACGCGTAGCGTGGCGGTGTCGCacgtgctgctgtcgcTGGTGCTCGGCCACTACGGCCTGGAGCTTGCGCACGCTAACCTCAACGTTGGCGACCCCACGTCACTGTATAGACTGTTGGCGACAATTAAGATTTAAGTCATTTTAGCCGCTTGCGGTCCACCGGCTTCAGTATCTGGAACGAACACATGAGCGTCTTGTCGACGCTCATCATGGCACCTGCGTTGTCAAACTCCCCGCAGTAGTTGGGTGCGCTGAAAAGCGTCACGAGGCGTCGCTTGGAGAAAAACTCGTACCCGTCCTCCACCACCTGGTGTGCGCGGCAGATGAGGTCGAGCTCGTGCTTCATCAGGAAGTTGACAACGATATCGGAACCGAAGGTGAACGAGACTCCTCGGTCGTTTTCTCCCCACCCCATGGTGTTCGGGTCGGGATCGCTCCAGAGAAGGTCGCAGAGCAGCCCGGTGTCCGGCACGTCGGTTGGCCGCGCAATCTGCCGGATCTGGTCCATGGAGTTCAGCTCCGGCGAGAGGCCGCCATGCATGCAGAATATCTTATCGTCGATGATCGCAGCCACAGGCAGGCAGTTGAAGCAGTCCGTGAAGACCTTCCACAGCTTCACGCTGTAGCGGCGCTTGCACTCATCGTAGAAACCGTAGATGCGGTTGATGGACGCGCACTCGTGGTTCCCACGCAACAGGAAGAAATTCTCCGGGTACTTGATCTTGTAGGACAGGAGCAAACAAATGGTCTCCAGAGACTGCTTGCCTCGGTCCACGTAGTCCCCGAGGAAGAGGTAGTTGGAGGACGGCGGGAACCCGCCGTACTCGAACAGCCGCAGGAGATCGTAGTACTGCCCGTGGATGTCGCCGCAGATCTTGATCGGCGCCTCCAACTCCAGGAGCACTGACTCCGACAGGAAGATCTCGCGGCTTTTGAGGCACAGTCCGCGGATCTCCTCCTCGCTCAGCTGCACAGTGCGCAGCGGCCTATTGCCTTGAACTTCGAGCAAGCGCTCGATGATGCTATCTACGTCCAGTTCCATATTAAAACTTACATCCCATACAGACGGCGAATGCGATTCCGTGCTCGGACCGGGGGAGAGCTCGTAGCAGAGAGGGATGATCCAACCGGCCGGCAAGCTCTATGCCCATCCTCCGCGCATACCAACCGGAGACGCTCGAGCCTCGCCGTCGCCTATGTTGCGCGATGGGCCCTCGCCAGAGCGGTCTGCGCGGGGCGCTCCGCGGCCACCGAGAAAGCTGCGCGAACGAGACGGACCCGCAGCGCGAGGCGCTAGGGTCTAAGGCGTTCTGACGCAATATAAGGCAACTGCCCGTAAACAGCAGAAGAGTGATAGAAGTTTTCGGTCTGCGCGGCTGCCGGGTTACGGGGCGCCGTGCGCGACGCACCACTATATTGGGAGGCAAGGATGCGCCATGTACATGGACAACTGAGGCGGCGAATTACGCGAACGGTCTCGGCGTGCTGTTTACAAAAATGTGTGTATGCAGCGACACTTCCGGTGCGAGTTGGCTTTGGCGCGTCCTGCACCTTCGATCCACGGCGCCGGAAACACCGCGTGAATCGCGCCGTCTGGCAACCGCTACTGCCGGGCACACATGAGTACTCGTCACGGTACGGCTTACGTAGCACAACTAAATCGGCGTCTTTGTGGTTTTTTCCGGACTAACGTATGCAGGGGATGGTGACGATGTCAGCCCGTCCTTGGCGAGTATTTTCGTCTGTCCAGAGATACCTTTCACCTCGAACCCGGGGAATATACTGAGTATCGTAGATCTAGCGGACATTTTTTTTCGTCCGTGGGTTCCCCTGCGGGGCGGATGATGCGCTGACATCACGCACAGCTCCAATCTCACCGTGCCAAGAATGCAACGATTTTTACGTGCAGTCTACCTTTATAGGTGCGTGTGAAGCTACATCCGCGGTGTAGGCCTTTCACACACGCGCCGTGACGGCGCTGCGCCGATCACGAGGGGGCGTCCCACGCCGAGCACCTTCGCCTCGCGAAACTGCGCGAAGACCCGCATACACATACAGCGCGCTACATCTTATGCAACATTATACCGAGTGTATGTTACATTCCGCTGCCCGGCCGCTGGAATCGCGCCGCTGCAGTGGCCCGCCTGGGCCGTTCGCGGCGTCACTGCCGAAGCTTGGCCAGGTACGCCGAAGCCAACGCCTTCTGCCTGCAATCACGTGAACAACTGCTTATTTACGGCGTATAACCCACTTTTTGAGGAAGGCAACGTCCACCAGGTCCTTGCCGTTGACCACAGCCGGGGTGGCGCTGCGCTTCACAGCTGCGTGCGCGTCCCGCGATCGCGGCTCCCAGTTTTTGCGGAGCACGAGGTCGTCGACGGCGTTCTTCAGCGCCGTGTTCGCCTGAAGGTCGGAGATGCGCAGCTCGCTCTGGCATcggtggcagtggtagaTGCGGCTGAGGTCGAGCTTGGCgcggccgccggcacggTCGACCACACACTGGAGGCAGAAGGACTCCCCGCAGCACATCGCCGCCACGGGGttgttgaagaagttgttgcagatgctgcagcgcagccCGCGCGCCATGTTCTTCGACTCGGTCTCGCTCAAGCCCAGCTGGCTCTGAATGCGTTGGTCGGCCGACTTGGTGAAGAAGGCGCCGCCGGACACCTTTGACATGTCCTTCATCACGGCGAACTCGCCAGCTGAACCTTATAGGTGCCACTAGGCGCGAACTCACTCTTGAGGTGGTAGACCTCGTCGTAGTTGCCGATCTCGTCCTCCCCGATGACTTGCAGGAAGTCCACCGGTATGCCCGTCGCCGGCCGGATCTTCTTGTGCAGCCGCTTTCCCTCGGGCTGCACGCAGTTCTTGATGTGGTGGCCGCGCTGCCCGCACATGTGGCAGATGTAGTTCTCGTCGACGGGCATGGGGTCGATGGTGCCGTTGTCGAAGCGGACACCAGGTGCGGGGTAGGCCGCGTGAGAGTGCGCGGTCCTAGCAGTTGCCACGCCGCCAGCGGGTGCTCCATCGGAAGCGGGGGCTGCCGACGCCGCTAACGTCCTGTTGCGATAGTAGCGACGCGAAAGCGCCTCCGTGCTCTCGCCGCCGAAGAAGTCGCGCTCCTGCATTGCGGCCTGGATTCTGCTGTCCTCATCGTCTGAGTCCACGGCGGACTCGGCGTTCACGGAAGAGGCGGCGCCATTCAACAGCGAAGGTTCCGATATCGAGCTGTGGGTGGTGGCGTCCTCGAAGTCGCCGGCGCTCTCCTGCCTCGACACGGCAGACGACACTCTCCCGAACGCCGTGAGGCTCGCATCTTCATCAGTTTCCTCGTACACGGACTCCGCGGCCGACTCCTGCGGCTGGGAGTCCACGGAAGGCCGGGACGAAATGGTGGCTGAGCTGCTTTGGGCCGTGGAGACCGTGGTCGGCATTCGAGATATGGTGGCGGAGCTCGACTCCGCGTTGCTGATGGTGGCGGTTCGTGACACCGAGAACCGTTTCTCGGCggcctccagcagcttcctCGCCTCCGCTGCGGCGCAGCGGGCCACCAGCACCTGGCACTGCTCGCCCAGCATGTAGCTGTCCGGCAGGACCTCGGGCTCGCTCGACGGCAGGTAGAGCACGAAGTCGATGGCCGTGACGTGCTGCAGGCCGCACtcctccttcagcttctcTCGGGCGACCCCCACCGTGCACGGCAGTTGCACCAGCTTCGAGGTGCTGAACGCCGAGTTGGTGCCCTTCAACTTCCACTGCAGCGTCTCCGACATCTTGAAAACGCCTATACGGACTATAGACGGTTGCGACGAGACCTGCTCTGAAGGAATCGGGTACAGCACGGAGCGGCAATATGATTTACGACTTCATTCAACACAGGACGGACAACGCAGCGAAACCGCTGCAATCACGTGGGACAATATACCGGCACATTCGACCTCAGGGCCGCGCCGAACGGTAGTTATTGCTATTACGGCACCTCAATCACCGTCCGGAACGACTCTACAGCGGGTCACCAAACACCCCGGACGGAAAACACCCGGCAAGCTGGTCAGCACACGTCGCAGACCGCCCGCGCAGCAGACACGGACGCCGCTCGTAGAGCGAGACTACCAACCCCAGATGTTCAACCGACCTCACATGCACACAAAGCATAGAGCACATGGCAGCACGCGCAGACTCTATCAGTGGCAGCCAGCGGACTCAGTGCCCAAGGATATAATCAGAAGttcgttaatatcacagcaCTAGGAAGGCCTCAACGCCCCAGGCATCCGCGAGGACACTGGGGACGACGGCGAGCGAAGGCAATCACGGTCGGTACTTCTAGGAAAGGACAAGCCGGCCGAAACGGCGACTTGTTGCGATATCGTGGCGCTTGGCCTATGGAGCTCGAAGCCTGAACATCATATAAGCCTGTCAGCGAAGCAAAACACGTCCTGGGCAGCACGAGGGATACCACGTCACGGCAGATCcacggcgccgccgccgaaaTATTAGGCATGGCGGCCGCGGCGCCGAGACCCTTTAGCACACACACCAGTAACAAGATTTTAACGGGCGAAACTCACCCTTAGATGACTCCCGTCGAGCTAACCCGTCAGCAGAGACTCTACCCGGCCGTTGTGGCTTACTGCAGCACCGCTGATGTCTACCGCGGTGGCGTACAGCGCGCCGAGTTCGTACGAAAATTCAAGCAGGGGAGCGGGACAGAACCACGGAGCGGCACTGTCTACCCACTGACCTGCGACGGCGCCGAGCACACCCAGCAACGCGCACCCCATAACGACACAAATACGGATCGTGAACTACCAGTAGAAGCATTAGAATAGCCGTTTGCTAAAATACGTCCGGTGGGCGTCGTGTGAACTGCGCGTCGCACGGTCCGCAGGACGCGCCCGCGCCCACGGAGCCGACGTAGGCGTTGAGGCACTCCTTGAGgcccagcagctcctcccTGAGCGCGGCCTTCTCCTTCATCAGGCTCGACGCGAGCGCCTCGTTCGCCTGCAGCCGCCGTATCGTCTCGTACTGGTTGCGGATGACGTTGCAGAGCACGTTGTTGcgatgcagcagctgaccGATGCGATTGGCGAGCTCCTCGCCCTGGTCTCCCTGCGGGTGTTCGGGCTGCGAGGTGGGCTCGCACCCCCGAGATACTGCCGCGTGGTAGAACTGGGTCAGGTAGTTGGCCAGCGGCTCCTTGAGGTCATGCGTGTTCTGCATGCGGCGAAGCCCCTCCACAATCCTGTCGCTCCACTCTGAGGCGAGTTCTTGCAAAGATGTGGAGCCCTCCACATCAGGTAGAACAGGCGTCGCCGCGCCAGGGCTCTCGATTGGGCGATTCGGTGAGTCCCGCCTGCCGGTGGCCGCCACCTCGTACGGCGAACGGACGTTGCAATGGCGCTTGCGGCTCACCCTGCCGAACGTCTCGTCGCAGTACACACTCTCCGGAATGCACGGGTCGCTAGTGCAAAGGATCTGCCCTCGTTTGTGCGTCATCCTGAACGAGCGACGCTGCCAGCCGGCTCCGATCACAAAGGGTGCTCGACGGGGTCGATATGCCCCCGCGCGTAAACGCAACTGCAACGCCTATTGCGCACGGCCGGGGCGGATATGCACGTGTAGTCACACGCCAGCTCTTTTGGCGCGCGAACTCTAGACCGCCACCTCCATCCAATCCCTATAGAAATCCCGAATTCCTACAGCTACCTTCACCAGGCCGGAGCCGCTTCTCCCAGACGATCCGCGTTTGGATCCTTAATAATGTACACACGTCCTTACTCGGAACTGTCAGCTCAACACCGGCGCGCTTTGAGAACGACGAGGTGTACACTCAGCACGCCAACGTGACCCTCGTGCGATGACGGATTTACCGCGGTACTTTTACAGCACGGATAGTGGCCTGCCCGAGTATCCTGATGCGCCGCTGAAATCCCTCAGGTGACCTCGCCTGGTGATCCTAGCCGGGCAGTTGGCGACCTTATGCGAAGAGAAGCAACGGGCGCACCAACGGTGACAAGTGGCTCAGCGGCAATTGACTTGCTAGAACCGTTGTAAAAACTCACTACAGTCGTATGACAGCCGTTCGGACAGATTTTATTTCTCCACGACCGGCCGCGCCGCCTGGGTATCCGCGCACGCCACCCAACATGTGCCGCCGCAGACCGAACGCTGCGCTCGCACGCCACATTACCCGTCCGCAGACATCTAGCGGATCACTAGCGCAATGTGGTACGCCACCGGATGCCGCTATGATTACCTGTATCAACCGCGAGTACGCGGCCGCGGCACCGGCGGCGTTTTCGTGTGTCTACCTCGCGATTCGCGACTCATAGACACATTTGTGCCGACGTGATGCTGTTCAGTGCATTGCAAAATTATGACGGGCATTTAGTATGCATTTGCCGCGCGGACGTGCCACAGCCGCTATTTGTGGATAGTGGCCGTGTTGACGTGTTATAAACCAGCGCCGAGAGACTTCCGCGTTGTCTGGGTGTACACGGCGGTGTGCTTAATTGGGTGCTAATCGGTTTTGACGGCGAGGCGGTGTAGCGTCGGTCTGCATACCTGAAGCACGGCgcaacacgtgcggcgccTTTTGATTAAACTCCGGGTCGCGTGCCACCTACACATGTACAATTATTAGCAGCACGTACTGTTTGGCATTGTGCACACGTCTATGCTTGCCGAGTAGCCTCGGTGCTCACGAACGCGCTGGCGATGGCCCAACCTTCCACAGGGATGGAGTGATTCCACGTGGAACACTGACTAAGTTCGATCAATGTTCTCACCAATGTGTGGACGCGTAGCGCAATGACAGGCACGAGGAGGAAATAGGGCCTATAGAGCCTGGGCAATCGCAATGCCGCCATTAACATTCGCATGGTGTGTCGCGCACATCTGCTTGGTGACAATGGCGGCGACCTATCGCATACGCCGTGTGGAAGACACTCCGTGGCACGGTATAGCCGGGCAATATGCGCGTTGCGGCGCGGAGTTTGGTTTTATAGTTGCGCCTGGCTCAGACAGATGTGACATAAGACATACGTCGCACTGGCGATTCTCACACACGGCTTCTACTACTCAGCGCAGGGGTTCGTTTCAGCGCGTACACGACGATGAAGGCGCGCCAGACAGCCTGCACAGACCACTGTGCCTGTATGCCAGGCCAAAAAAGAACAAGGGTGCGTTTGCGGTATCTTAATTCCTATGCTGTGCAGTGGAATCCTCGAACACAGACGAGCCGCAGTTAACGGCACAAGTGCCGGATGAAGGTGCCGGTTCACCAAAAGCTGCCGAATGCGCGGACGACAAGGCGGTAGTTAATGAGGGAACGGATGTGGGAGTCCCTGCTGATGTAACTGCTGCCGCGAAGCGCAAGAGGGGTCGACCCAGAAAGGTGAAGGTCGAGGACGATGCTGCAGCTTCAGCTACCGACGGCAACAATTCCACACCAGAAATTACGGATGATAATGCGTCTGCAGAACCAGATATCACCGGTACAGATCCTGCAGATGTGGTCATGTCTGCTACCACCTCAGATGAAGATGTGACACAACAACCCGTTGGTGATCACCAGGACACCGTCATTGGCACAAACCCGGAAATTCACGCAAACCAGGAAATTCACGCAAGCCAGGAAATTCACGCAAGCCAGGAAATTGATACAAACAGGGAAATCGGCACTAGTCAAGATGACCATGTGGATGTTGAGGTTTCGGATGGTAGTGCCCAGGATAGTGAAGTAGAGCGACACGACGTGGTTGATACTGCTACGGAGGGTAACGACGAAATTGCTGAGGCTATACCAACtgaggatgatgaagctGCTACGGTGATATCAACtgaggatgatgaagctgctgcggtGATATCAACTGAGGATGATGAAGTGGCTGAGGTTGTACCAActgaggatgatgatgatgaagtTGCTGAGGTTGTACCAACCGAGGAGGGTGAAGTGGCTGAGGTTATATCAActgaggatgatgatgatgaagtgGCTGACGTTATATCAACTGAGgaggatgacgacgacgaagtGGTATCAGTTACAGAAGGGGTGGGGAGTGTAGCAGAAATAGAGGTCACCACTGAGGACGAAGAAGGTACGGACGAACAGGGGAAAACGGACGCGTCAGCAGCATCTGATGCGGAAAGTGCTAAAAGTGCGGATAAATCCGGTGTAAAAGGTCCTCGGACCTTCTTGCAAAGGTTGGAGGAGCAACTGGCATCGAGGAAAACCAGGCTCCCGGAATCCTTTTACGCAGAGGAAGTGTACAGCACATTCGACAACACGAAGCTCCCGGAGGGGTGTAAGACGCTGATGGACTTTTTCAACCTGCCGAAGAACTTCGACTTCAAAAGCATGGTCGACCTCTCCCTCCACGGCACGGACTCGTTGGAGACGCTGGGTGTCTACGGCACCGACAAGCCGCAGAAGCTGGAGGAGCCGGTGTACTCCGGCAAGTACCCGGACAGCTTCTTCGAGACCATCTTCCACTACGAGCCGGAGCCGCGGCGGTACACGACCGCCGAGGGCACCCCGGAATCCGTGGAGGTCGATAGGATGTACTACACCCTCAAGGGCAAGCGGCCCGGTGACATAGTGCCCCCCGAGAGGCAGTCGCCCGTGGAAAAGATAAGGGAGCACTACCTGATGTTCGACGTGCACGACCACCTCAAGCACTACCTGACCCACCTGAACCAGTACAACTACCGAGTGCTGAGCAGCCACCACAAGAGGGACGACACGCTGAACCACTACCTCAACAACGAATACATACAGTACATACCCAAGAAGTTCCCGCCCGAGCCGGACCACACGGAGAAGATCAGGGCGTACTTCATGGACATTTTGCCCGAGCTGATGGACACGCTGGTCAACCTCATCAAAAACGACCCCAACAAGGACCGGACCCCGTCGCCGCCGTTGCACGACATGAGCTTCGCGCCGGGTTTCCAACTGCCGGACTACATGCAGCGCGGCTACGAAACCGACGACGAGCGAACCAGCGGGTTCGAGGAGAAGGACTACCTCAGGTTCTCCAGCCTCCAGGGGCTGCACGACCCGGAGAGGCACCTGCACTACCCATACGCGGACGTGGAGCCGCTGTACCAGCGCCAGCTGCTGTCCACGTACCTGGACTTGGTCAAGACCGGCGAGCTGGGCGAACCCGATACCTACAAGAAGTTCAAGTCGCAGGCCGCCAGCATCAGGAACGAGCTGTACACCGACCGCACGAGGCTCCCCCAGGAGATATACGGCCGCGCGGGGTCCAAAGAGGCTCGGAAACCGATCGAACGAACCACCcggctgaccaaggtgtacGAGCGCGGGGGCCGGAAACGCAGCGTCGCGCTCGTGTACCTGGAGCCGGGCAACGGGCACATCATCATCAACAACAGGGACGGGTACCAGTACGTCCGGTACAGCGCGCAGCGCATCAGGGAGATGCTGGAGCCGTTGGACGTGCTCTACGCGTACAAGAAGTTCAACATCGTCGCCGTTgcgcgcggcggcggcataTCCGGGCAGACCGGCGCCATTAGACACGCGCTCGCCAGGTACCTCACGAAGGTCCTGGCGCCCAAAATCGAGCCGTAC
This genomic stretch from Babesia bigemina genome assembly Bbig001, chromosome : III harbors:
- a CDS encoding beta-lactamase family protein, putative codes for the protein MSRMESVRQEPEDSGRSSLQRSMDVFWAVSNLSMEWNKKLLMGSFVTSDKKDRYWKESHRAMAQLIVDSIKNLKGCWVKVGQILSTKPGMLPRCYVEALSQLQDRMGHSDFAEIIDTLEEEVGYMDDIFKNFDSIPLASASIAQVHKAMLHDGNVVAIKVQHRCSEQNLRNDLEILKMILWVAQSMGQYKRMFASIDDYTSAAMQEIDFMIEAESCRLARVDAELSGIPIVVPRVFEKYCSKRVITMEFFELYKMTDVKFFRDNNIDASGIVYDVQDFAIYQILSSGRFHGDPHPGNLLLTRSKVDGKFYPVLLDWGMTQSLTTKQRVGLCHLTYALCIGDTIGCFTGFVEAGFDMTARKDFSYERFLESLLKIFSSDFSKVMDYCAEDGSMNLTSEDDTPGEWHYMGRMFIKDFVINAPNFFPILLKVVSEYRNYAIMLNVRLPFLQILYKNSGNALYNVYYTPLLHLMLSESNKAKFIRKARRVKQVLSADCVEVTDEQIVTKVLMEVSSSNKSKVRLSEPISFRKPRGLLEAKVSAFLSHIAKDSSLLVAAQVCVMRNGVVEVDLAHGSMGKYECRPVKSVALFQVSHMMNGLIATAVLNLTTHYDVSLDDPISKHWPEFGQNDKEHITIREMLNHSSGLVMPYPNILLVDNLDYETMIKEIQQTNLHKEAIGMTNYGYLYFGWIMAELVRRVTGKSIEEYILDLARDVSVPLGQLVFPSLQINWDVHAPEAPVNDGSYEVVHLDPASAMDLDEQMIDIPLGSPGCHESSEDSTPAFCKSPAVALDAVSPLAGSMQAAPAIKSDINLNDSVGSASKLMVPDPHQAYGDGGSAAADKRTSAQDTTTTLFVDIESSDTRLQSSAELSKFTSEEVMGTIVADGKEIPMSKFTMIQTQSWANKSLDSSGSHDMLDLLPPDVTQGSSPDNELANPQGDVECVGLEATVDINEVLMSKDEFLALPQKSDALPTAEQNINNAKAIKRSKRRRCVGRMLLRLGAVAREAVETAAPQRRCWCTLTADSDELTYHRCFYPSSRCPVQTRFVRHHRTPFMRLEELDVAETEKMFNQNIAEGTNGRYDPVLVSDNDVVTDDEELSELDLMEEDQRLSRLRLRKFIMKRNPVQRVFHHSNYDVINYRCIITDPMSLEYESIYQKSVPGLNGRASAVALSRFYQAVLDGTLVDRRLLAEAERTVAVDRSVITKVMTAMYTPAWGLGYQRFHLRRQGSGEELIGLGAVDVSGSLTLMVPKLKLVVTMLFSSTRSVAVSHVLLSLVLGHYGLELAHANLNVGDPTSLYRLLATIKI
- a CDS encoding Ser/Thr protein phosphatase family protein, putative; this encodes MELDVDSIIERLLEVQGNRPLRTVQLSEEEIRGLCLKSREIFLSESVLLELEAPIKICGDIHGQYYDLLRLFEYGGFPPSSNYLFLGDYVDRGKQSLETICLLLSYKIKYPENFFLLRGNHECASINRIYGFYDECKRRYSVKLWKVFTDCFNCLPVAAIIDDKIFCMHGGLSPELNSMDQIRQIARPTDVPDTGLLCDLLWSDPDPNTMGWGENDRGVSFTFGSDIVVNFLMKHELDLICRAHQVVEDGYEFFSKRRLVTLFSAPNYCGEFDNAGAMMSVDKTLMCSFQILKPVDRKRLK
- a CDS encoding ribosomal protein S9, putative, with product MAATYRIRRVEDTPWHGIAGQYARCGAEFGFIVAPGSDRCDIRHTSHWRFSHTASTTQRRGSFQRVHDDEGAPDSLHRPLCLYARPKKNKVESSNTDEPQLTAQVPDEGAGSPKAAECADDKAVVNEGTDVGVPADVTAAAKRKRGRPRKVKVEDDAAASATDGNNSTPEITDDNASAEPDITGTDPADVVMSATTSDEDVTQQPVGDHQDTVIGTNPEIHANQEIHASQEIHASQEIDTNREIGTSQDDHVDVEVSDGSAQDSEVERHDVVDTATEGNDEIAEAIPTEDDEAATVISTEDDEAAAVISTEDDEVAEVVPTEDDDDEVAEVVPTEEGEVAEVISTEDDDDEVADVISTEEDDDDEVVSVTEGVGSVAEIEVTTEDEEGTDEQGKTDASAASDAESAKSADKSGVKGPRTFLQRLEEQLASRKTRLPESFYAEEVYSTFDNTKLPEGCKTLMDFFNLPKNFDFKSMVDLSLHGTDSLETLGVYGTDKPQKLEEPVYSGKYPDSFFETIFHYEPEPRRYTTAEGTPESVEVDRMYYTLKGKRPGDIVPPERQSPVEKIREHYLMFDVHDHLKHYLTHLNQYNYRVLSSHHKRDDTLNHYLNNEYIQYIPKKFPPEPDHTEKIRAYFMDILPELMDTLVNLIKNDPNKDRTPSPPLHDMSFAPGFQLPDYMQRGYETDDERTSGFEEKDYLRFSSLQGLHDPERHLHYPYADVEPLYQRQLLSTYLDLVKTGELGEPDTYKKFKSQAASIRNELYTDRTRLPQEIYGRAGSKEARKPIERTTRLTKVYERGGRKRSVALVYLEPGNGHIIINNRDGYQYVRYSAQRIREMLEPLDVLYAYKKFNIVAVARGGGISGQTGAIRHALARYLTKVLAPKIEPYLSMRDLTKADTRQVERKKTNLRKARKEEHYSKR